Genomic DNA from Clostridium sp. BJN0013:
CAAAATGATACTGAGTAAAAGCATGCCTGCCAGATGGCTAAAAACAGAACCTGCCATAAACACTGTTCCAACAATTCCAATAGTGTAAGCTGTAATGCTGGCTCCTATAGATTTGGAGTTTTCCAGCCTCTCAATTTCCTTTGCGCAGCTTTCAAACTGACGCTGCAGCCTGGTCAATTCCACTTTGTTTCGTATTTTACGGTCTCTTTTGAATTTCAAATTCACTGAATTAATCCCTTGAATAGCAGAAGTACTTCCATCCAGAATCCAACCGAAATTTCGGTAGCTATCTGCATATAATGCCTCCATGTCGCATTTTACCGTCACATCTTTATACTCATAGCCTATAAAATTATTTCCGTTTCTGGTAGTTTCACCCATTTTTATCCTTCAATCTGCCACACCCTTCCTCGCGGCATTAAAATTAAAATTTTTTATCAGGATTCACAGGTAAATATTTTTCTATGATCCATTTAATGTTCTTATTATGCTGGAAAAATGTTTTTAAGTTGTCAGAGAAATATTTACAAAATATTAATTTGAATCATGCCACTTTTAATTGCACAATAAAGGTGGTACCAACACCTGGCGTACTTTTTACCGATATGCTGCCACTTACTAGTTCAATGGCTTTCTTGGAAAGCGCGAGTCCAAGGCCATTTCCTTCCTGTGAACGGGAAGTATCACCCTGATAAAATCTATCAAAAATGTGATTCATTATCTCTTTATTCATACCACAACCACTGTCCTCAACAGTTACCGTTGTCGTATCAAAATCTGAAGTCTGTATCATCTTAACAGTTCCTCCGTACTCTGTAAATTTGAGTGCATTTGAAAGCAAATTGTTCCATACAATTTCTAACATGCTTTCATCCGCATAGATGATTGCACGATCTTCAATATCTGCCTCAAACGTAATATTCTTTTCTTCCCACAGCTCTTCAAAAGACAACGCACATTCACAAAGCTGTCTGCATAAATCATAAGGCTCTGCTGACGCATGGATTTCCTGATTTTCCAATTTATTAAGTTTCAGAATATTCGTTACCAGTGTAGTAAGCTTTTTGGATGCCGTTATGATGGTATCTGTATATTCTTTTCTCCTTTCAGGAGTTAAATCTTCTTTCTGCAGTGCCATGGCGTAACTTTGAATGACAGAAAGAGGTGTTTTTATCTCATGAGAGACATTTGCAATAAAATCGCTTTTTAAAATTTCCGTGCTTCCAAGTTCTTCTACCATTTTGTTAAAGTCATCAAACATTACTTCAACATAATCCTTTTTGCCATCTTTTCTAAGTGGTGGAATCCAGACAGAATAATCTCCCTCTGCCACTTCCTTTGCAGCTTTGCTGAGTATTCGCATAGGCTTGTCATAGGCAATATAACGCTGTCTTGCAGTTATCAAACAAAATATCAGAGTAACTATTGCCCAATATCCCATCATACCAAAAATATATTCTATTGGTACCGCTTCCATATATACATAAGCACTATATATCATAGCTTGACCAGCAGCCAGAACTGATAATATAAAGTATGTCAGCACAAATCCTCTGGCAGAGATATGTTTTGTATTAACCCGGTTATCTTTTTCCTTATTTTCATGCTTTTCTTTATTCATGACAGCACCGCTTTATAACCAAGGCCATGAACAGTCACAATCTTAAAATCCTTGCACCTGGAAAATTTATCTCGCAGCTTTGTTATGTATACATCCACAGCTCTAAGGCTTGTATTGCTTTCCACTCCCCAAAATTCATCCATCAACTGTGCACGTGCAAAGGTATGCTTTGGATAAGATAACATCTTATAAAGAATATTAAATTCTCTTACCGTAACAGGAATTTCCTCTCCATTAACTGCTGCTGTTATTTCGTCAGCATTCATAACAAGACTTCCTACAACAAGTTTTCTTTCATTGGCAATATTTGCACGTCGAAGAAGTTCATCCATATTTATGGGTTTTACCATATAATCATCTATTCCTGCACGAAACCCTTTTTGTTTTGATTTAATATCATCACGAGCTGTTATAAACAGTATTGGTATGGTCTGATTGATATTTCTAACAGTCTCGGCAAACTCAAACCCATCTATTTCCGGCATCATAATATCTGAAATAATCAAATCATATAACCTATTATACATAGAATCATAAGCTTCACGAGGATTGAAACAACCTGTTGCATAATAGCCATTATCATTTAAATATGTGCATACAATCTGATTCAGCTTTACATCATCTTCCACTACAAGTATATTTACCATAAAAATTCATACCTTTCTATATAAAAACATTCTTTTTTATACATAAATATAAGAATGTTACAAGTCTATTTCATCATATATTGTGCAATAATATCACACTAATGTTAAAGAAATGTTAAAGTACATTATTATTTACTATTTTTTTATCACTTCAAAAAATAACAAAAGGCTAAACATTTCAATTTCCTTAAAATGCCTAGCCTTTTATGACTCAGCTTCAATTTAATACTAAACATTTAAATCTAGTATTAACCTATTATTTAATTTTGATGCGACTTTGTTCTAAATCTATATCCCACCATTTATATCTACTCTACTGTAACGGATTTGGCCAAATTTCTAGGCTTATCCACATCACACCCTTTTTGTATGGATATATAATATGCTAAAAGTTGCAGTGGAATTACTGAAATCACCGGTGCAAATATATCCATTACTTTTGGCAGATATATTACAGAATCTACTGTTTTCTCAATTTCACTGTTTCCCTCTGGTGTAAGAACTAAAACTTTAGCTCCTCTTGTAGTCACTTCTCTAATGTTGCTTACCATTTTTTCCATCAGTTTCTCCTGAGTAGCTCCTGCAATAACTACGGTTCCATCTTCAATAAGAGCTATAGGTCCATGTTTTAATTCCCCTCCGGCATAAGCTTCTGAATGGATATAGGATATCTCCTTCAACTTTAAAGAACCTTCTAAAGCAACTGCATAGTCAAGTCCTCTTCCCAAAAAGAACAGATCTTCTTTTTTAAAAATTTTTGCTGCAAATTCATGGATTACTTCTTTATTTCCCAAAACTTCTTCCGCCTTTATAGGCAGTGTAAGCATTTCTTTCTTTATCTCTTCCATCTGTTCCTTACTAATAGTATTTTTATTCTGTGCAAAGAAAAGAGCTATTATATAGATTGCAATAAGCTGGGTTACATAAGCTTTTGTAGAGGCAACTGCTATTTCAGGACCTGCCCAGGTATATAAAACATCATCTGCTTCTCTGGATACAGAACTTCCAACTACATTGGTTATAGCAATAACTCTAGCTCCACGAGCCTTTGATTCTCTTAATGCCGCCAATGTATCTGCTGTTTCTCCAGACTGACTTATAATTATCATAAGTGTTCTTTCATTTATTATAGGATCTCTATATCTAAATTCAGAGGCAATATCGACTTCTACTGGCATTCTAACTAATTTTTCAATTACATATTTTCCAACTATCCCTGCATGATAGGCAGTTCCACAAGCTACTATATATATTTTATCTATATTTTTAATTTCATCCTTTGTTATCTTTATATCATCCAAAGTTATAGGCTTATCCATCATAATCCTAGATGTCATTGTATCTTTAATAGCCTTTGGCTGTTCATGAATTTCCTTCATCATAAAATGTTCAAATCCACCCTTTTCGGCGGCATTTGCATTCCAGGTAACATGATATATATCCTTTTTTACTTCATTTCCATCCTCTGATAAAAGTTTCACACCACTTTCGGTTATAACTACAAATTCATTCTCATTTAAAAGATATATCTCCCTGGTATGATTCAATATAGCAGGTATATCTGAAGCTATATAGTATTCACCTTCTCCAAGGCCCACTATAAGAGGGCTGTCCTTTCTTACTGCCACAAGTTTCCCTGGCTCTTTTGAACAAATAACTCCCAGTGCATAACTTCCTCTTAATTTAGATACAGCTTTCATAACTGCATCAACTAAGTCTCCATTGTAAAAATAATCCACCAACTGTGGTATAACTTCAGTATCTGTTTCAGATACAAATTTATATCCTTTAGAAATAAGCCATTCCCTAAGTTGTGCATAATTCTCTATTATTCCATTATGAACTACACTTATCATTCCATCCTGACTATTATGGGGATGTGCATTCAAATCTGATGGTTTACCATGAGTTGCCCATCTGGTATGGCCAATTCCAACTATGCCTTTCAAGGGATGTCCTGATAATTTTTTTTGAAGATTTTTAAGCCTTCCCTTACACTTCATCACATTAATATGATCATTATCTATTATAGCAACACCTGCAGAGTCATATCCTCTATATTCTAGTTTACTTAATCCTTCAATTAAAATAGGTGATGCATCCTTTTTTCCAACAAAGCCAACTATTCCGCACATATTAATCTTCCTTTCATATTTAATATAATAAATTTGAGCATAGTTTTTAATAAAACTCCAATATTAACTATTGAATACAAAAATCACAATCAAATAAAACCTAATTATTATCAAAATTTAAAACAGGCAACTATGCTATTTAGAACCAGTTATAAGGCTCTAATTTATTAAAGGTTTTAACACCAGGCTGATGTTGTATCAAAAATCACTTTTTGGTTTTATCAGCTGTTAACGGTAGTGCGATACCGTGGGGCACCCGCCGAAGATTCGATACTCCCCATCCTCGTCAACTCAAAGTAAATGATACATTTAAAATAATTATATGTATTTTATTTTAAAAAATCACCTGAGTTCTGGCGCTTTTTATATTCACATTTTATAATAAAATATACACCTTCCTTCAAAAATATTACAGTATTAAAGCTGTTAACTTATTATATTCTCTTCACTTATTTTTTGTCAACTAATAATTCATACCTTATAAAATTTTCTGATTCATAAAATGTACATAAATAAAAAACACACCGTCAAATTTTATGACAATGTATTTTATTATTTTGATACCATTAATTTAGTTTAATTTCAATTAATTCCGCTAAATTATGAGCCATTTTATCTATTTCACTTTGTACCTCTCCTTCTAACATAACTCTAACCAAAGGTTCTGTTCCTGAAGGTCTTATTAACACTCTTCCACATCCATCCAGTCTTTTCTCTATTTCCTTAATCTTCAATACTATTTCTTCATCTTCCATATATATCTTTTTCTTATGATCAGG
This window encodes:
- a CDS encoding ATP-binding protein; this translates as MNKEKHENKEKDNRVNTKHISARGFVLTYFILSVLAAGQAMIYSAYVYMEAVPIEYIFGMMGYWAIVTLIFCLITARQRYIAYDKPMRILSKAAKEVAEGDYSVWIPPLRKDGKKDYVEVMFDDFNKMVEELGSTEILKSDFIANVSHEIKTPLSVIQSYAMALQKEDLTPERRKEYTDTIITASKKLTTLVTNILKLNKLENQEIHASAEPYDLCRQLCECALSFEELWEEKNITFEADIEDRAIIYADESMLEIVWNNLLSNALKFTEYGGTVKMIQTSDFDTTTVTVEDSGCGMNKEIMNHIFDRFYQGDTSRSQEGNGLGLALSKKAIELVSGSISVKSTPGVGTTFIVQLKVA
- a CDS encoding response regulator transcription factor, giving the protein MVNILVVEDDVKLNQIVCTYLNDNGYYATGCFNPREAYDSMYNRLYDLIISDIMMPEIDGFEFAETVRNINQTIPILFITARDDIKSKQKGFRAGIDDYMVKPINMDELLRRANIANERKLVVGSLVMNADEITAAVNGEEIPVTVREFNILYKMLSYPKHTFARAQLMDEFWGVESNTSLRAVDVYITKLRDKFSRCKDFKIVTVHGLGYKAVLS
- the glmS gene encoding glutamine--fructose-6-phosphate transaminase (isomerizing); its protein translation is MCGIVGFVGKKDASPILIEGLSKLEYRGYDSAGVAIIDNDHINVMKCKGRLKNLQKKLSGHPLKGIVGIGHTRWATHGKPSDLNAHPHNSQDGMISVVHNGIIENYAQLREWLISKGYKFVSETDTEVIPQLVDYFYNGDLVDAVMKAVSKLRGSYALGVICSKEPGKLVAVRKDSPLIVGLGEGEYYIASDIPAILNHTREIYLLNENEFVVITESGVKLLSEDGNEVKKDIYHVTWNANAAEKGGFEHFMMKEIHEQPKAIKDTMTSRIMMDKPITLDDIKITKDEIKNIDKIYIVACGTAYHAGIVGKYVIEKLVRMPVEVDIASEFRYRDPIINERTLMIIISQSGETADTLAALRESKARGARVIAITNVVGSSVSREADDVLYTWAGPEIAVASTKAYVTQLIAIYIIALFFAQNKNTISKEQMEEIKKEMLTLPIKAEEVLGNKEVIHEFAAKIFKKEDLFFLGRGLDYAVALEGSLKLKEISYIHSEAYAGGELKHGPIALIEDGTVVIAGATQEKLMEKMVSNIREVTTRGAKVLVLTPEGNSEIEKTVDSVIYLPKVMDIFAPVISVIPLQLLAYYISIQKGCDVDKPRNLAKSVTVE